A single genomic interval of uncultured Desulfobulbus sp. harbors:
- a CDS encoding efflux transporter outer membrane subunit yields MALLTACSPVGPDYQLPAMSLPRDWRNAEVQTHSADGRTVALWWGLFQDRQLSTLITEAITINPDLAIAETRIREARAQARLADADLQPSVDLGSSATNSRKSENIPSGGVEQNLFVLDFDAAWEVDIFGGSRRQSEAAAATVQATIEDYRDVLVSLTAEVAKNYIDLRAAQNRLRIARKNIELQNQTLQLTRDRFATGLGNALEVAQAQTQLALLQAQIPPLESSAAKSHHQLALLLARQVQDRNWLGEAPLPLPPLNLPLLLPSELTRQRPDIRSVERQLATANAEVGVATADLFPRFSLAALGGMQSTDLHQLITSGSRYWSLGPTIQWSLFDGGRRRATLAASEARLDRARHAYEKTVLNALVEVEDALVEFERENAARRQLQQAVLSSRTATKISQYQYTAGLNTFLNVLVAETTLAQAEDKLIQSEQRLSLAMIALYKALGGGWQQAGTAGEMTHPSRKISQTTVPAHP; encoded by the coding sequence GTGGCACTGTTGACGGCCTGCTCCCCTGTCGGCCCCGACTACCAACTGCCAGCGATGTCTCTTCCCCGAGATTGGCGAAACGCTGAGGTACAGACTCATTCCGCCGATGGCAGGACAGTGGCCCTGTGGTGGGGGCTGTTTCAGGACCGTCAGCTTTCCACCCTGATAACAGAGGCGATCACGATCAATCCCGATCTTGCCATTGCTGAAACACGTATCCGCGAGGCCAGGGCTCAGGCTCGCCTTGCCGATGCCGATCTACAGCCCTCAGTGGACCTTGGTTCGAGCGCCACCAATTCACGCAAAAGTGAAAATATCCCTTCAGGGGGTGTCGAACAGAACCTGTTTGTGCTCGATTTCGATGCCGCATGGGAGGTGGACATCTTTGGCGGTTCCCGCCGCCAGAGCGAAGCTGCCGCAGCCACGGTGCAAGCCACGATCGAGGATTACCGTGACGTGCTGGTCAGCCTGACTGCTGAAGTGGCAAAAAATTACATCGACCTGCGGGCCGCACAAAATCGGTTACGCATTGCCCGGAAAAACATCGAGTTACAGAATCAGACCCTGCAGCTCACCCGCGATCGATTCGCCACCGGCCTGGGCAATGCGCTTGAGGTAGCCCAGGCGCAGACCCAGTTGGCCCTGCTTCAGGCCCAGATTCCGCCTCTGGAAAGTTCGGCGGCGAAGTCCCATCATCAACTTGCGCTGTTATTGGCCAGACAGGTCCAGGATCGGAACTGGTTGGGGGAAGCTCCCCTGCCGCTGCCGCCACTCAACCTGCCACTGTTGCTGCCCTCGGAGCTTACCCGCCAGCGCCCCGATATCCGTAGCGTCGAACGTCAGCTGGCAACGGCCAATGCCGAGGTCGGCGTCGCCACCGCAGACCTCTTCCCCCGCTTTTCCCTGGCTGCCCTCGGGGGAATGCAAAGCACGGACCTGCATCAACTCATCACCTCCGGTAGCCGTTATTGGAGCCTGGGGCCGACGATCCAATGGTCACTCTTTGATGGAGGCCGTCGAAGGGCAACACTTGCCGCCAGTGAAGCCCGGCTGGACCGAGCCCGCCACGCCTACGAGAAAACAGTGTTGAACGCCCTGGTTGAAGTCGAAGATGCACTGGTCGAATTTGAACGGGAAAATGCGGCCCGGAGGCAGCTGCAACAGGCGGTGCTCTCTTCCCGTACAGCGACAAAGATCTCCCAGTACCAGTACACCGCCGGATTGAACACCTTTCTTAACGTCCTTGTGGCGGAAACCACCCTGGCCCAGGCAGAGGACAAATTGATCCAAAGCGAGCAGCGCCTCTCCCTGGCAATGATTGCGCTCTATAAAGCCTTGGGTGGCGGCTGGCAACAGGCCGGCACTGCCGGGGAGATGACTCACCCTTCAAGAAAAATTTCTCAGACGACGGTACCAGCGCACCCATGA
- a CDS encoding sigma 54-interacting transcriptional regulator, translated as MVQHDEFFRETTLRICGSLNIATAIANVFDYFKQHFPIIGLSLTIRDQELGALRRIALATDNQELYPEEILPIPGDLWSEVEQLAATMHEPMILSPDHNELIRKISVLFKLKNKADLILPLWMDDKLQGALNFRGNREGCFSRQHLDLVADISQPFTVALANAIAHDKIRRYRDLLIEDNRLLSRQLNQRSGDEIIGREGGLANVIQMVGQVAPLNNTVLLLGETGTGKELIANAIHFSSTFKDGPFIKVNCGAIPEHLVDSELFGHDKGAFTGAITNRRGRFERANGGTIFLDEIGELPPQAQIRLLRVLQNREIDRVGGQKPIPLDIRIIAATHRNLESMVLENTFREDLWFRINVFPIIIPPLRQRREDIPALAMHFIAKKAREIGIKHLPTIIPGALERMRRYHWPGNVRELENLVERELILNRNGSLSFTSLPFEQCAKTTEGIDASPALFRLDEVMTAHIHKVLYHCKGKINGAGGAAEILGLHPNTLRARMNKLGIHYKRRT; from the coding sequence ATGGTTCAACACGACGAATTTTTCCGCGAAACTACCCTCCGTATCTGCGGCAGCCTGAACATTGCTACAGCCATTGCAAATGTGTTTGATTATTTCAAACAGCACTTTCCTATCATTGGTCTCAGCCTGACCATCCGTGACCAGGAACTTGGCGCCCTGCGCCGGATTGCCTTGGCCACCGACAATCAGGAGCTCTACCCGGAGGAAATTCTTCCCATCCCCGGGGATCTCTGGTCCGAGGTCGAGCAACTGGCCGCGACCATGCATGAACCTATGATCCTCAGTCCCGATCACAATGAGCTGATCCGCAAGATTTCGGTCCTCTTCAAACTCAAGAACAAAGCGGACCTCATTCTCCCTCTGTGGATGGATGACAAACTTCAGGGAGCTCTCAATTTCCGTGGCAATCGTGAAGGTTGCTTCAGCCGGCAACACCTTGATCTGGTGGCCGACATCAGCCAACCCTTCACCGTGGCCCTGGCCAATGCCATCGCCCACGATAAAATACGACGCTACCGAGATTTATTGATTGAAGACAATCGGTTGCTCAGCCGGCAACTCAACCAGCGCAGCGGTGATGAAATTATCGGCAGGGAGGGAGGCCTGGCCAACGTCATTCAGATGGTGGGGCAGGTGGCACCGCTCAATAACACGGTGCTACTGCTCGGTGAGACCGGAACCGGCAAAGAGTTGATCGCCAACGCCATCCATTTTTCCTCGACCTTCAAGGATGGTCCGTTCATCAAGGTTAACTGTGGCGCCATTCCGGAACATCTGGTCGACAGCGAGCTCTTCGGCCATGACAAAGGGGCCTTTACCGGCGCCATCACCAACAGACGAGGACGATTTGAACGGGCCAACGGCGGCACGATTTTTCTCGATGAGATCGGTGAACTCCCGCCTCAGGCGCAAATCCGACTGTTACGCGTTCTGCAAAACCGGGAAATTGACCGAGTGGGTGGTCAAAAACCGATTCCACTGGATATTCGTATCATTGCCGCCACCCATCGCAATCTGGAATCCATGGTCCTGGAGAACACCTTTCGCGAGGATCTCTGGTTTCGAATCAATGTCTTTCCCATTATCATTCCTCCGCTCAGGCAAAGACGGGAAGACATCCCAGCCCTCGCCATGCACTTCATCGCGAAAAAGGCACGGGAAATCGGCATCAAACACTTACCGACCATCATTCCCGGTGCACTGGAGCGCATGCGGCGTTACCACTGGCCAGGAAACGTGCGTGAGCTGGAAAATTTGGTCGAACGCGAACTGATCCTCAACCGCAACGGCAGCCTCTCCTTCACCTCTCTGCCCTTTGAGCAATGCGCGAAGACCACTGAAGGAATCGATGCCTCCCCTGCCCTGTTTCGCCTTGATGAGGTGATGACCGCTCATATCCACAAGGTGCTGTACCACTGCAAGGGCAAAATCAACGGTGCCGGAGGGGCGGCAGAGATTCTAGGTCTCCATCCCAACACATTGCGGGCACGAATGAATAAACTCGGCATACACTATAAACGTCGGACTTGA
- a CDS encoding HlyD family secretion protein gives MTQQQQPLASQNRKRGKRILVLFIGFFCLVASTLFFWMRGKTNISTENAFIEAPIHTIAARINGSVTQVLVQDNQLVHQGDVLVLLDDRDARAKMDTARAELSLARNEAGSDHAQVEQSQAELVRSRAQAVLANLDRERAELLYRQKVIPKEQLDRQRTNQQVAAAQVRAAEEQLQKDIATCGIPLGSAPSALVAKRQAELDLAELQLSYTRLYAPVDGYVTKKAVEVGNWIQPGQALMSVVADGETWITANYKESQLTDVRPGMEVRFTVDTYPGQHFSGHIDSIMAGTGAAFSLLPPENATGNYVKVTQRIPVKIIIDPIDPRRYPLRVGMSVVPTILIPQTLSEIWGGTSGPLSLTAKLIRGEDVLSAHQ, from the coding sequence ATGACCCAACAGCAGCAACCCCTTGCATCACAGAACCGGAAACGGGGCAAACGTATCCTGGTGCTTTTCATCGGCTTTTTTTGCCTGGTGGCCAGCACTCTCTTTTTCTGGATGCGTGGAAAAACAAACATCTCTACGGAGAATGCCTTTATCGAAGCTCCTATCCACACGATTGCGGCCCGAATCAATGGCTCGGTGACCCAGGTCTTGGTGCAGGACAATCAACTGGTGCATCAAGGCGATGTATTGGTTCTCCTCGATGATCGCGATGCCCGGGCCAAGATGGACACGGCCAGGGCTGAACTGAGTCTTGCCCGCAACGAAGCCGGCAGCGATCATGCCCAGGTGGAACAGAGCCAGGCGGAACTGGTGCGCAGCCGGGCCCAGGCCGTTCTGGCCAATCTGGACCGCGAGCGGGCTGAACTTCTTTATCGGCAAAAGGTTATTCCCAAGGAGCAGCTTGATCGCCAGCGCACCAATCAGCAGGTGGCAGCGGCTCAGGTACGCGCAGCTGAAGAGCAACTGCAAAAGGATATCGCCACGTGCGGAATACCGCTGGGTTCCGCTCCCTCCGCCCTGGTGGCCAAACGGCAGGCCGAGTTGGACCTGGCCGAGTTGCAACTTTCCTATACCAGGCTGTACGCACCGGTTGATGGATATGTCACCAAAAAAGCAGTGGAGGTTGGGAATTGGATCCAGCCAGGGCAGGCGTTGATGTCGGTGGTGGCCGACGGAGAGACCTGGATTACCGCCAACTATAAGGAGAGCCAGCTTACTGATGTCAGGCCGGGGATGGAGGTACGGTTCACCGTTGACACCTACCCGGGCCAGCATTTTTCCGGACATATCGACAGCATCATGGCCGGTACCGGGGCCGCATTTTCCCTATTGCCGCCGGAAAATGCCACCGGTAATTACGTAAAAGTGACCCAGCGCATCCCGGTCAAGATAATCATCGACCCCATCGATCCGCGTCGCTATCCACTGCGTGTGGGGATGAGTGTGGTACCGACCATCCTTATTCCGCAGACACTCTCTGAAATCTGGGGCGGAACTTCCGGGCCTCTGAGTCTGACTGCCAAACTGATCAGAGGAGAAGATGTCCTCAGCGCCCATCAATAA
- a CDS encoding DHA2 family efflux MFS transporter permease subunit translates to MSSAPINKWLVAAAVMLPALLEVIDTSVANVALPNMQGSLSAGHDEVSWVLTSYLVSNAVVLPMTGWLARFFGRKRFLMGCVVVFTLASFLCGAAFNLEMLIFCRIIQGAAGGALIPMSQAILLESFPKNQQGLANAIFGVGVMFGPVIGPILGGWLTDTYSWRWIFYINFPLGVVALLMVGSFVEDPSYLKRTEEPVDYCGLVLLVLGIGALQIVLDKGQQDDWFSSSFILGASIVSAISLVLLVVVEVRQEHSIVNLRLFRNISFSAGNLVMFMVGFGLYGAISILPMHLQSLMGYSATQSGMVLAPGGVATLIAMPIAAALMQKVDARKVVFVGLCCGAYSMFLLHACSLEASFGDFIWPRITNGIGLACIFVPLTTITLGNIDKENMGDASGLFNLLRNIGGSVGIAAATTMLERYSQANQNSLIAHATPYDPAYQQKVSTLLHGLLIRGYDLVSAQKLALVGVYTTVREQATILAYNQTYWILGMAFVAVIPMLFLLKRMHGSQRGVVTH, encoded by the coding sequence ATGTCCTCAGCGCCCATCAATAAGTGGCTGGTGGCGGCGGCGGTGATGTTGCCGGCCCTGCTGGAGGTGATCGATACCTCGGTGGCCAATGTGGCATTGCCCAATATGCAGGGCAGTCTCAGTGCCGGTCATGACGAGGTGAGTTGGGTACTGACATCCTATTTGGTCTCCAATGCGGTTGTCCTGCCGATGACCGGTTGGCTTGCCCGATTTTTTGGTCGCAAACGGTTTCTCATGGGCTGTGTGGTCGTCTTTACCCTAGCCTCGTTTCTCTGCGGGGCAGCGTTCAATCTGGAAATGCTGATCTTCTGCCGCATCATTCAAGGGGCCGCAGGCGGCGCGCTCATTCCCATGAGTCAGGCTATCCTTTTGGAAAGTTTTCCTAAAAATCAGCAGGGATTGGCCAATGCCATCTTTGGCGTGGGGGTGATGTTTGGCCCGGTTATTGGCCCCATTTTGGGAGGGTGGCTGACCGATACCTACAGTTGGCGCTGGATTTTTTATATCAATTTCCCCCTGGGGGTGGTGGCGCTGCTCATGGTGGGGAGTTTTGTCGAAGATCCGTCCTACCTCAAACGAACCGAGGAACCGGTTGATTACTGCGGCCTGGTGCTTTTGGTTCTGGGAATCGGTGCCCTACAGATCGTGCTCGACAAGGGCCAACAGGACGACTGGTTCAGTTCCTCGTTCATCCTTGGTGCATCGATTGTGTCCGCCATCTCTCTGGTACTACTGGTGGTCGTGGAAGTGAGGCAGGAACACTCCATCGTCAACCTGCGCCTCTTTCGCAATATTTCGTTTTCAGCCGGTAACCTGGTGATGTTCATGGTCGGCTTCGGTCTGTACGGGGCTATCAGCATTCTCCCCATGCATCTGCAGAGTTTGATGGGCTATAGCGCCACCCAGTCGGGCATGGTGCTCGCCCCGGGCGGGGTGGCAACCCTCATCGCCATGCCCATTGCCGCCGCTTTGATGCAGAAGGTCGACGCCCGTAAGGTGGTTTTCGTGGGGCTCTGTTGCGGAGCCTACTCCATGTTTCTTCTCCATGCCTGCTCCCTGGAGGCTTCTTTTGGCGATTTTATCTGGCCGCGGATAACCAACGGCATCGGTCTGGCATGCATCTTTGTGCCGCTGACCACCATTACCCTGGGCAATATCGACAAGGAGAACATGGGGGATGCCTCAGGGCTGTTCAACCTGTTGCGCAATATTGGCGGCAGCGTGGGCATTGCCGCTGCCACCACCATGCTTGAGAGGTATTCCCAGGCCAATCAGAATAGTTTGATAGCCCATGCCACCCCCTACGACCCTGCCTATCAGCAAAAGGTTTCCACCCTGCTGCACGGCCTCTTGATCAGGGGATATGACCTGGTTTCGGCCCAGAAACTCGCCCTGGTTGGAGTGTATACCACTGTCCGCGAGCAGGCGACGATTCTTGCCTATAACCAGACCTACTGGATCTTGGGTATGGCCTTTGTGGCGGTGATTCCAATGCTTTTCCTGTTGAAAAGAATGCACGGGTCCCAGCGCGGTGTGGTCACACACTGA
- a CDS encoding DUF47 family protein: MSQGLLAKLLPPPENKFFTYFEEGAEVSELSSQLFYQIVHSDLKEREEFLIHAKTYKRRAVEAMQTSLTLLNASFITPIDREDIQLISTYLYKSTKVILKACVNLRIYKIDSYNEIVKNQAEILIKSAEELRKIIRLLKQNAPLKEVTECSYRIRDIENRGDELLFMATEEIFSGKYDALTVLKLRDIYKGIENALDICSVISDLVLNIALKHS; this comes from the coding sequence ATGAGTCAAGGGTTGCTTGCCAAGTTATTGCCGCCGCCGGAGAACAAATTTTTTACCTACTTTGAGGAGGGCGCCGAGGTAAGTGAACTTTCCTCCCAGCTGTTCTATCAGATCGTTCATTCCGATCTCAAGGAACGGGAGGAATTTCTCATCCACGCCAAGACCTATAAACGGCGTGCGGTCGAGGCCATGCAGACCAGCCTGACCCTCTTGAACGCATCGTTCATCACCCCTATCGACCGTGAAGATATTCAACTGATCTCTACCTATCTCTACAAGAGCACCAAGGTCATTCTCAAGGCCTGTGTCAATCTCCGCATCTATAAGATCGACTCCTACAATGAGATCGTCAAAAACCAGGCTGAAATTCTCATTAAATCTGCCGAGGAATTGCGGAAGATTATTCGTCTGCTCAAGCAAAATGCGCCGCTTAAGGAGGTGACCGAATGCAGCTATCGCATTCGCGACATTGAAAACCGTGGTGACGAGCTCCTGTTCATGGCCACCGAAGAGATCTTCTCCGGCAAGTACGATGCGCTCACCGTTTTGAAACTGCGTGATATTTACAAGGGGATCGAGAATGCGCTCGATATTTGTTCGGTGATTTCCGACCTTGTCCTCAACATTGCCCTGAAACACAGCTAA
- a CDS encoding inorganic phosphate transporter has protein sequence MVLTLLICVVVTALIFEYINGFHDSANAIATVVSTKVLTARAAVIYAGALNIVGAFMGTHVASTIGKGIVDTGSVTQGVILCALLSAIIWNLITWYYGIPSSSSHALIGGLMGATIAKAGYHVVHFDGVTKKVLLPMVTSPLIGFGVGFLCMVTILWVCAKANPNTVNKYFRKLQLLSSGIMALSHGSNDAQKTMGIITLALVTYHTLPSFDVPYWVILGCAVTMGMGTMAGGWRIIRTMGSKMIKLKPVHGFAAETTAAAVILSASHFGIPVSTTHIISTSIMGVGSTKGVHALKWGIVGNIVMAWVLTIPVCMVIAALLYWILPV, from the coding sequence ATGGTTTTAACTCTCCTTATCTGCGTAGTTGTTACCGCACTTATATTTGAATACATCAACGGGTTCCATGATTCTGCCAACGCAATCGCCACCGTTGTTTCGACCAAAGTTTTAACGGCGCGGGCTGCAGTTATTTATGCCGGTGCTTTGAACATCGTCGGCGCGTTCATGGGCACCCACGTTGCCAGCACTATCGGCAAGGGAATTGTCGATACCGGCAGCGTCACCCAGGGCGTGATTCTTTGTGCGCTGCTGTCGGCAATTATCTGGAACCTGATCACCTGGTACTACGGCATCCCCTCCAGTTCCTCGCATGCACTGATCGGTGGGCTGATGGGCGCAACCATTGCCAAGGCCGGCTATCACGTGGTCCATTTTGACGGTGTCACCAAGAAGGTGTTGTTGCCGATGGTTACCTCGCCATTGATCGGATTTGGTGTCGGCTTTTTGTGCATGGTGACTATCCTTTGGGTTTGCGCCAAAGCGAACCCGAATACGGTGAACAAGTATTTTAGAAAACTGCAACTGCTCTCCTCGGGCATCATGGCGCTTAGCCATGGCAGCAATGATGCCCAGAAAACCATGGGGATCATTACCCTGGCCTTGGTCACCTACCATACCCTTCCCTCCTTTGATGTTCCCTATTGGGTGATTCTCGGCTGTGCCGTTACCATGGGGATGGGAACCATGGCCGGAGGCTGGCGGATTATCCGCACCATGGGCAGCAAGATGATCAAGCTCAAGCCGGTCCACGGTTTTGCCGCGGAAACCACCGCGGCTGCGGTTATCCTTTCCGCCTCGCATTTCGGCATTCCGGTCAGCACCACCCACATCATTTCTACCTCGATCATGGGCGTGGGCAGCACCAAGGGGGTGCACGCCCTCAAGTGGGGCATTGTCGGCAATATCGTCATGGCCTGGGTACTGACCATACCGGTCTGCATGGTGATTGCGGCCCTTTTGTACTGGATTTTGCCGGTGTAA
- a CDS encoding HD domain-containing phosphohydrolase: protein MVSFLQSSNRQTVGVPRQSRGFTQGKLSRAEYYLMQQHSVIGASIFENLPGLEKMGTIIRHHHERFDGKGYPDNLRHDAIPLESAIIAIADAFDAMTTFRPYKPALTMEQAWDEISRNRGTQFHPDLCDVFLNLYGEHHNQLETMANERNLAQINGYTPFNSQACAW, encoded by the coding sequence ATTGTTTCTTTTCTGCAATCCAGTAACCGTCAAACTGTTGGAGTCCCCCGGCAAAGCCGGGGGTTTACCCAAGGGAAATTATCCCGGGCCGAGTATTATCTCATGCAACAGCATTCAGTTATTGGTGCCTCCATTTTCGAAAACCTGCCGGGGCTTGAAAAAATGGGGACGATCATCCGCCATCATCACGAACGTTTCGACGGCAAAGGCTATCCGGACAATCTCCGCCATGATGCAATTCCTCTGGAATCGGCCATCATCGCCATTGCCGACGCCTTTGACGCCATGACCACATTCCGGCCCTACAAACCGGCCCTCACCATGGAGCAGGCCTGGGACGAAATCTCGCGCAACCGTGGGACCCAGTTCCATCCCGATCTCTGCGATGTTTTTCTCAACCTTTACGGCGAGCACCACAACCAACTGGAAACCATGGCCAATGAACGAAACCTTGCACAGATAAACGGCTATACCCCGTTCAACTCCCAGGCATGTGCCTGGTGA
- a CDS encoding HD domain-containing protein, translating to MTCFKDIDFHLFIESLTRTIEIKDVYTAGHSRRVSEIAELICRGLHMSDTHCDYVHVIGHLHDIGKIGIAEGILMKSGKSKTTGKAGGLKDWEPLKAAYATDPLTTLGGQVVGKIQQ from the coding sequence ATGACCTGCTTCAAGGACATCGATTTTCATCTTTTTATTGAAAGCCTCACCCGCACCATAGAAATCAAGGATGTATACACGGCAGGTCATTCGCGCAGGGTTTCGGAAATAGCTGAACTTATTTGCCGGGGGCTGCACATGTCCGACACCCACTGCGATTATGTGCATGTCATCGGCCACCTGCACGACATCGGCAAAATCGGCATTGCCGAGGGTATATTGATGAAATCCGGAAAGTCAAAGACCACCGGCAAAGCCGGTGGCTTGAAAGACTGGGAGCCGCTCAAAGCGGCATATGCAACTGATCCACTGACCACCCTTGGTGGTCAAGTTGTTGGCAAGATCCAGCAATAA
- a CDS encoding flavodoxin domain-containing protein: MAKALIVYGSETGNTKTAAQTICTLFQQQGIEVSLFDARTVKATNLGQGFDLTVFGSSSRGNLDTIEFPPSFAPLYDQLNKAHIRSRNIAVFGCGDSKRPYFCGAVELLLEKIGDLGGKLVHKPLRIDGDPAEAEPEILSWSKDVAHSVHQ; encoded by the coding sequence ATGGCAAAAGCACTTATTGTGTACGGTTCGGAAACAGGCAACACCAAAACCGCTGCCCAAACTATCTGCACCCTCTTCCAGCAACAGGGCATCGAGGTGAGTCTTTTCGATGCACGGACGGTCAAAGCCACCAATCTCGGCCAAGGTTTTGACCTGACCGTGTTTGGCTCATCAAGTCGCGGCAACCTAGACACCATTGAATTTCCGCCGAGTTTTGCCCCGCTCTACGATCAGCTCAACAAAGCGCACATCCGGTCACGCAATATAGCCGTATTCGGCTGCGGTGACTCGAAGCGTCCCTATTTCTGCGGCGCGGTGGAACTTCTCCTGGAAAAAATCGGTGATCTCGGTGGCAAACTCGTACATAAGCCGCTTCGTATCGATGGTGATCCCGCCGAAGCGGAACCGGAAATTCTATCCTGGAGCAAGGATGTGGCTCACAGTGTTCACCAATGA
- a CDS encoding LbtU family siderophore porin: MIKLLNRPLVLAAASACLLFGTETTQAASSTKAELEELKAQVQLLMQQNRQLNQRITQMENNAQTAVPAKAAIEAEVSRQLDEKKPGPQINDFVSLSGSIEGDYKLSQGKDGANKSAFVLDTVELIMDLKVADWATGKIVIDYDGDDEDRFYLDEANITLGKTEDIPFFLTAGKVYVPFGDFSTSMIQDPLTQTLGEINPKGVIVGYEASGLTATVFSYNGMDEEDDDNDTINGFGASLAYAYTQGDTGFNAGIAWVSNIGDSSTLTDVINDNGFDSVKDEVPGISLNVGGSYKNFSLIAEYIAAMDSFAPAEVPYGVDGAEPKALNTELAYTTALLNKDTVFALGYQRSWEAYALDLPEQRYIAAASMQVVKGTTVTLEYFIDDFYANDPDASEDSGYGFTTRLMYEF, from the coding sequence ATGATCAAACTATTGAACCGCCCCCTCGTGCTTGCCGCCGCCTCCGCATGCCTGCTCTTTGGAACCGAGACAACGCAGGCAGCCTCCTCAACAAAGGCTGAACTCGAGGAGTTGAAAGCACAGGTGCAGCTGCTGATGCAACAGAACCGGCAACTCAATCAGCGCATCACGCAGATGGAAAACAATGCCCAGACAGCAGTACCTGCAAAGGCGGCGATCGAGGCCGAGGTGAGCCGTCAGTTGGACGAAAAAAAGCCCGGCCCGCAGATCAATGATTTTGTCAGCCTCAGCGGGTCAATCGAAGGTGACTACAAACTCTCCCAGGGAAAAGACGGAGCCAACAAGAGTGCCTTCGTTCTCGATACGGTTGAATTGATCATGGATCTGAAGGTTGCCGACTGGGCCACCGGCAAGATCGTCATCGATTACGACGGCGATGACGAGGATCGGTTCTACCTCGATGAGGCCAACATCACCTTGGGCAAAACCGAGGATATCCCGTTCTTTCTCACCGCAGGGAAGGTCTATGTGCCCTTTGGCGATTTCTCCACCAGCATGATTCAGGACCCCCTGACCCAAACCCTGGGTGAAATCAATCCCAAAGGGGTCATTGTCGGTTATGAGGCAAGCGGCTTGACCGCCACCGTGTTCAGCTACAACGGCATGGATGAAGAGGACGACGATAACGACACCATCAACGGTTTCGGTGCGTCCCTTGCCTATGCCTATACGCAAGGAGATACGGGATTCAATGCCGGGATCGCCTGGGTGAGCAATATTGGCGACTCGAGCACCCTGACCGACGTGATCAACGACAATGGTTTTGATTCGGTGAAAGACGAGGTGCCGGGCATCAGCCTCAATGTGGGCGGCAGTTACAAGAACTTCTCGCTCATTGCCGAATACATTGCGGCCATGGACAGCTTTGCTCCGGCTGAAGTTCCCTATGGCGTCGATGGGGCAGAACCCAAAGCCCTGAATACCGAACTGGCCTACACAACCGCCCTGCTGAACAAGGACACCGTCTTTGCCCTTGGCTACCAGCGTTCCTGGGAGGCCTATGCCCTGGATCTGCCCGAGCAGCGCTATATTGCCGCAGCCTCGATGCAGGTGGTGAAGGGAACCACGGTCACCTTGGAATATTTCATCGATGATTTTTACGCCAATGATCCGGATGCCTCCGAGGACAGCGGCTACGGATTCACCACCCGACTTATGTATGAGTTTTGA
- a CDS encoding FeoC-like transcriptional regulator produces MDLIQLKHYLRSRKMTPLQDAAYHFQVDVETIRPLFAVWMHKGKVRRLEGTGSVCKGCCKCTPESIEMYEWID; encoded by the coding sequence ATGGATCTCATTCAACTCAAACACTACCTTCGCTCCCGCAAAATGACTCCCCTGCAGGATGCAGCCTATCACTTCCAGGTGGATGTGGAGACGATTCGGCCCCTGTTTGCGGTCTGGATGCACAAGGGCAAGGTACGCCGACTTGAGGGTACGGGCTCAGTCTGCAAAGGATGCTGCAAATGCACTCCTGAATCCATCGAGATGTATGAATGGATCGATTGA